A stretch of Rhododendron vialii isolate Sample 1 chromosome 4a, ASM3025357v1 DNA encodes these proteins:
- the LOC131323597 gene encoding putative F-box protein At4g09790 — MEILSKLPITTIRNCRCVCSNFRNLISDPEFAELHLPTSKPHLLYRGDVCTDDTLFTLNLPEGLEVLSSCNGTNQYKVLRFLTPSMGLIKLEAEINTLGTDLWRRVGDAPRYMHWYSGGCFLNGALHWIVHGTENRFESMCCFDFGKERFQPFPGPSNFRGLRVESMNMGVLKDGLSVFYRTTIQTLDLWVMKDYAVFASTLIGTFLLFGKNIIVESKASVLADVGCHLAFSLLQCSFSFTCPLQAPSRQKLCEGASGRWWSRNE, encoded by the exons ATGGAAATTTTGAGCAAACTACCCATCACCACAATCCGCAATTGCAGGTGCGTGTGTTCAAATTTCCGCAACTTAATTTCAGACCCTGAATTTGCTGAACTGCACCTCCCTACATCAAAACCCCACCTCCTGTATCGCGGCGATGTGTGTACCGATGACACCCTTTTCACACTCAATCTGCCTGAGGGATTGGAGGTTTTGAGTTCCTGCAATG GGACTAATCAATACAAAGTGTTGCGGTTTTTAACTCCGAGTATGGGACTAATCAAATTGGAGGCTGAAATCAACACTTTAGGGACTGATTTGTGGAGGAGAGTTGGAGATGCTCCGCGCTACATGCATTGGTATTCGGGCGGTTGCTTTTTGAATGGGGCTCTGCATTGGATTGTCCACGGCACCGAGAATCGCTTCGAATCGATGTGTTGTTTTGACTTTGGGAAGGAGCGATTCCAACCGTTTCCAGGGCCTTCTAACTTTCGTGGACTTCGGGTGGAATCGATGAATATGGGGGTGTTGAAGGATGGTCTGTCGGTATTTTATCGAACTACTATCCAAACGCTTGATTTATGGGTGATGAAGGATTATGCG GTTTTCGCAAGCACATTAATTGGGACTTTCCTTCTCTTTGGAAAGAACATAATTGTGGAAAGT AAAGCTTCTGTATTAGCCGATGTAGGATGTCACCTCGCCTTCTCTCTTCTGCAATGCTCATTCAGCTTCACTTGCCCTCTGCAGGCC CCGTCTAGGCAAAAGCTGTGTGAGGGTGCTAGCGGCCGGTGGTGGTCCAGGAATGAGTAG